A section of the Estrella lausannensis genome encodes:
- a CDS encoding TolC family protein, with amino-acid sequence MKRQFKISLSLLVLAVGLSSCAVHHRLRSIPLEVEEDAAFQNYEEGQNFDYLWWREFNQPELNAAIESALQGNFTIRQAYSRLYQARAEAKKAYAEKMPEIDLNEKFYLAAGLSTPFHSDGGGAGLLFNPTLSYDIDIFRKLDSGYFSAVMKAFGKEEDLEAARQLIAEMAADAWLTLAEKTTLKKIIERQIEASGKLLKMLERRYVYGESSAFDVCQQRLQLESTKSALIPVQESIRISGYQLDILRGRLPQAHGELDIDIASIELPPFPDMGAPLDLIKRRPDLRALAREVKSLDFDVEEAIADLYPDLSFSAGYWYKSENVLCFLRNGLMDAALSMATPLFDGGKRRAEVAVRYQLLQEGIEEFSGVFLRAVFEVESAAVREKASLQRIEETDEQLKLAMMNLAMAKERYIRGLEDYLTVIAQESFVQQLERVAAEERKQLLSNRAILYRALGRSECQREKADL; translated from the coding sequence ATGAAGAGACAATTTAAAATTTCACTCTCTCTTTTGGTGCTTGCTGTAGGCTTGTCCTCATGCGCGGTGCATCATCGTCTGCGATCAATTCCCCTGGAGGTGGAGGAGGATGCGGCCTTTCAAAACTACGAGGAAGGCCAGAACTTCGATTATCTATGGTGGAGGGAGTTTAACCAGCCGGAGCTAAATGCCGCTATTGAATCCGCTCTTCAGGGAAATTTCACGATCAGGCAGGCCTACTCCCGCCTATATCAGGCCAGAGCCGAGGCGAAGAAGGCGTACGCGGAAAAAATGCCTGAAATCGACCTCAATGAAAAATTTTATCTGGCTGCGGGACTTTCCACCCCTTTCCACTCTGATGGAGGGGGGGCAGGGCTTCTTTTCAATCCCACCCTCTCGTATGACATCGATATTTTTCGTAAACTCGATTCCGGTTATTTCTCGGCGGTGATGAAAGCTTTTGGCAAAGAAGAGGATCTGGAAGCTGCCCGCCAGCTCATCGCAGAGATGGCTGCCGACGCCTGGCTGACCCTTGCCGAAAAGACGACTTTGAAAAAAATTATAGAGCGGCAGATCGAAGCGAGCGGCAAGCTCCTTAAGATGCTGGAGCGGCGCTATGTTTATGGCGAATCTTCTGCTTTCGACGTCTGCCAGCAGAGGCTGCAGCTGGAGAGCACCAAGTCCGCCTTGATTCCCGTACAGGAGTCGATTCGTATCAGCGGCTATCAACTCGACATCTTGAGGGGCAGGCTGCCGCAAGCGCATGGTGAACTGGATATCGATATCGCCTCGATTGAGCTGCCGCCCTTTCCTGACATGGGCGCTCCTCTTGACCTGATCAAGAGACGGCCAGATCTTAGGGCTTTAGCACGCGAGGTGAAGTCCCTGGATTTTGATGTGGAAGAGGCGATCGCGGATCTCTACCCTGACCTTAGCTTTTCAGCAGGTTATTGGTATAAGTCTGAAAATGTGCTCTGCTTTTTGAGAAACGGTCTTATGGATGCGGCCCTTTCGATGGCGACCCCCCTTTTCGATGGGGGAAAAAGACGTGCCGAAGTCGCTGTAAGATATCAGCTTCTACAAGAGGGCATCGAAGAGTTTTCCGGGGTATTTCTGAGGGCTGTCTTTGAAGTGGAGAGTGCCGCCGTGCGAGAGAAAGCATCTCTTCAGCGCATTGAAGAGACTGATGAGCAGCTCAAACTGGCCATGATGAATCTTGCCATGGCCAAAGAGCGCTATATTCGTGGGCTGGAGGATTATCTGACAGTCATCGCACAGGAGTCATTTGTGCAGCAACTGGAGCGGGTGGCAGCCGAAGAGCGCAAACAGCTCCTTTCCAACCGGGCGATTTTATATCGCGCGCTCGGACGAAGTGAGTGTCAGAGGGAAAAGGCGGACTTATAA
- a CDS encoding efflux RND transporter periplasmic adaptor subunit produces MKIFQKALALMTALFISLVLFSGYLGTLSKKKLDEQAVPAEVVDVIEVKLRPEKLRIRSSGVVEAVKKVPILPFSAGTLVFLSPSLEIGRSIRKGELLAKIDPTDYIAMVEGERANLKRAEYEYKVELGKKRVAEDEWKLLGGGLLVDPVGQELVLRGPQLEDKKAQLVAAEKKLEKAERDLEQTEIRAPFDGIVLKDAKDVGSIVSAGTEIAEIAGTDVFRVIVSIPYERVCKIACLKRNGLENRKAYVIQDLGNGTAVVTEGVAVRVLGDLDDAGTMARVVVLVEDPLGIKSKKNAVPLFLSSQVHVEIEGPDLGEVALLPLSALSDDGEVTLLGPDGLMETKKVDVKIVDGKIAYIAGGLKEGDKVVVKRER; encoded by the coding sequence ATGAAAATTTTTCAAAAAGCACTGGCGCTAATGACGGCGCTCTTCATCTCATTGGTTCTCTTTTCCGGGTATCTGGGAACCTTGTCGAAAAAGAAATTGGACGAACAGGCAGTCCCTGCCGAAGTTGTCGACGTGATCGAAGTGAAGCTGAGACCTGAAAAACTGAGAATCCGATCTTCGGGTGTTGTCGAAGCAGTCAAGAAAGTGCCGATCCTTCCGTTCTCTGCCGGAACTTTGGTTTTCCTTTCGCCCTCGCTTGAGATAGGCCGCAGCATACGCAAGGGAGAGCTGCTTGCCAAGATCGACCCGACAGACTATATCGCGATGGTGGAAGGGGAAAGGGCAAATCTGAAAAGGGCGGAATACGAATATAAAGTCGAGCTGGGCAAGAAAAGAGTTGCCGAAGATGAGTGGAAGCTTTTGGGAGGGGGTCTTCTTGTCGATCCGGTTGGCCAAGAACTGGTTTTGAGAGGGCCGCAGCTGGAGGATAAGAAAGCGCAGCTTGTGGCCGCGGAAAAAAAACTTGAAAAGGCTGAGCGCGATCTTGAGCAGACTGAAATCCGGGCCCCTTTTGACGGCATCGTCTTAAAGGATGCTAAAGATGTAGGATCCATTGTTTCAGCAGGCACTGAGATTGCCGAGATTGCGGGGACGGATGTCTTCAGGGTTATTGTCAGCATCCCCTATGAAAGGGTGTGTAAAATTGCCTGCCTTAAAAGGAACGGGTTGGAGAACAGAAAAGCGTATGTGATCCAGGATCTCGGCAACGGCACTGCCGTAGTGACCGAGGGCGTTGCCGTGCGGGTGCTTGGCGATCTGGATGACGCAGGAACTATGGCCAGGGTAGTGGTGCTGGTAGAAGATCCTCTCGGGATTAAGAGTAAAAAGAATGCTGTACCGCTTTTCTTGAGCAGCCAAGTTCACGTTGAGATTGAGGGCCCCGATCTTGGCGAGGTAGCTCTCCTTCCCTTAAGTGCATTAAGCGATGACGGTGAAGTGACGCTCCTTGGTCCGGATGGGCTGATGGAGACTAAGAAGGTGGATGTCAAGATCGTGGATGGAAAAATCGCCTACATTGCCGGAGGGTTGAAAGAGGGCGACAAAGTGGTGGTCAAAAGAGAGCGTTAG
- the purU gene encoding formyltetrahydrofolate deformylase, with the protein MARITLSLSCKDQIGIVAKVATFLSANGGFIIESAQFGDPDTGRFFMRTLFNETNENKRGVEEWENAFSSIAQEFAMDFKFRSSEAKAKVVILASKAPHCLNQILNLYSVGDLRIEVPAVISNHDDLRALCNFYHIPFYHLPMDKEGKAAQEEKLYAIIERYQPDLVVLARYMQILSPGLTNKLYGKAINIHHSFLPSFKGAKPYHQAYEKGVKLIGATAHYVSDDLDEGPIIEQEVVRVDHNYTPEKLVQCGRDVESLSLVRAIKYHIEDRVFINGHKTVVFR; encoded by the coding sequence ATGGCGCGCATTACCCTTTCCCTCTCCTGCAAAGACCAGATCGGCATTGTCGCCAAGGTCGCAACTTTCCTAAGTGCCAATGGAGGGTTTATCATAGAATCCGCTCAATTTGGAGATCCTGACACCGGGCGTTTCTTTATGCGTACCCTCTTCAACGAGACCAATGAAAATAAAAGAGGGGTGGAAGAGTGGGAAAACGCCTTTTCCTCCATCGCTCAAGAGTTCGCAATGGATTTCAAGTTCCGCTCAAGCGAAGCCAAAGCGAAAGTGGTCATACTGGCTTCCAAGGCGCCGCACTGCCTCAACCAAATCCTCAACCTATACTCCGTTGGAGACCTCAGGATCGAAGTACCTGCTGTGATATCCAACCACGATGACTTAAGAGCCCTCTGCAATTTCTACCACATTCCCTTCTATCACCTGCCGATGGATAAGGAAGGGAAGGCGGCACAGGAAGAAAAGCTATACGCGATCATCGAACGCTACCAGCCAGACCTTGTCGTACTGGCCCGCTACATGCAGATCCTATCGCCGGGCCTCACAAATAAGCTCTACGGCAAAGCAATCAACATACATCACTCCTTTCTGCCTAGCTTTAAAGGGGCTAAACCCTACCACCAGGCATATGAAAAGGGAGTCAAGCTGATCGGGGCGACAGCGCACTACGTGTCGGATGATCTAGATGAGGGACCGATTATCGAGCAGGAAGTCGTGCGCGTCGACCACAACTACACTCCGGAGAAGCTCGTTCAATGCGGCCGCGATGTCGAAAGCCTCTCTTTGGTCCGCGCAATCAAATACCACATCGAAGACAGGGTGTTTATCAACGGCCATAAGACCGTCGTATTCCGCTAA